A genomic stretch from Veillonellales bacterium includes:
- a CDS encoding ABC transporter ATP-binding protein, whose product MICLNGVSKEFGSIKAVKAISLQVEKGEIFGLVGPDGAGKTTTIRLLTGVMNASAGEILVLGSSDREAVKGHIGYVPQRFSLYGDLTVMENIRIMGALYGADSRQVKQKATEILSFTRLLPFKDRLADNLSGGMKQKLALAAGLMHRPKLLFLDEPTTGVDPVSRREFWQMLYRLNKEGMTIFVSTPYMDEAELCHRVAFMHNGTIVCCDSPRQLKQDYPYQVLELHAVSKDIKRQLKGLPIRDINAFGEKYHLIVDDGGAAAQQVQQRLATAGTVVQGLKIILPTLEDVFVALAGEVE is encoded by the coding sequence ATGATTTGCTTGAACGGCGTAAGTAAGGAATTCGGCAGCATCAAGGCAGTGAAGGCCATCTCATTGCAGGTGGAAAAAGGTGAGATTTTCGGTCTGGTAGGGCCCGACGGTGCGGGCAAGACAACGACGATTCGTCTGCTTACCGGAGTGATGAATGCCTCTGCCGGCGAGATTCTTGTGTTAGGCAGCTCGGATCGGGAAGCGGTAAAAGGGCATATTGGCTACGTTCCTCAGCGGTTCAGCTTATACGGGGATTTGACGGTTATGGAGAATATCCGGATTATGGGGGCGCTGTACGGTGCCGACAGCCGGCAGGTGAAACAGAAGGCGACGGAAATTTTGTCCTTTACCCGGCTGCTGCCGTTTAAAGATCGGCTGGCTGACAATTTATCCGGCGGAATGAAGCAGAAGCTGGCTCTGGCCGCCGGACTGATGCATAGACCGAAGCTTCTTTTTCTGGATGAACCGACTACCGGAGTCGATCCCGTGTCCAGACGGGAATTTTGGCAGATGCTTTACCGCCTCAATAAGGAAGGTATGACTATCTTTGTTTCAACGCCCTATATGGATGAAGCCGAACTGTGCCATCGGGTGGCTTTTATGCATAACGGTACAATTGTTTGTTGCGATTCGCCCCGGCAATTAAAACAGGATTATCCGTATCAAGTACTGGAACTTCATGCTGTCAGCAAGGATATCAAACGTCAGCTTAAAGGACTGCCAATTCGCGATATCAATGCTTTTGGCGAGAAATATCACTTAATTGTCGATGATGGAGGGGCAGCGGCTCAACAAGTTCAGCAGCGGTTAGCCACTGCTGGCACGGTGGTTCAGGGGTTAAAAATTATTTTGCCGACATTGGAAGATGTATTTGTCGCGTTAGCCGGGGAGGTGGAGTAA
- a CDS encoding efflux RND transporter periplasmic adaptor subunit has translation MVDKRVIAGIVVFSLLVGAAGYKLFRPAEKGIAATGTIEVTRADITAKVGGYMTGFTLQQGDTVSAGQIIAHISRKDLDAQLLRDRLALDKAESQLRDLEQGTREQERQAQAANVTANRSVLEKAQTDYSRYQRLYQEGGISTQQLDAARSAMEVAYNNTVAAEQQLSLLEEGSRPEVIEAQRLEVERSQAVVAASQVLAEDTIVPSPLDGLVLTKNFENNEYINPGIPIATVGDMNDCWVKIYVPSPQIGLLQVGQAADVKVDSYPDRIFSGVIKEISQTAEFTPRQSITQRERANQVFAVKVKIDNGAGLLKPGMPADVVLQ, from the coding sequence ATGGTTGACAAGCGGGTGATTGCCGGAATCGTTGTCTTCAGCTTACTGGTCGGAGCGGCCGGCTACAAGCTGTTTCGGCCGGCTGAAAAAGGGATTGCGGCTACCGGAACCATCGAAGTGACCCGGGCGGATATTACGGCCAAGGTCGGCGGCTATATGACCGGGTTTACTCTTCAGCAGGGGGATACGGTCAGTGCCGGGCAGATCATTGCCCACATAAGCCGAAAGGATCTGGACGCGCAACTGCTGCGGGATCGGCTGGCCCTGGACAAAGCCGAATCCCAACTGCGGGATCTGGAGCAAGGAACCCGGGAGCAGGAGCGGCAAGCTCAGGCCGCCAATGTGACGGCAAACCGGTCTGTGCTGGAAAAAGCCCAGACTGATTATTCCCGGTATCAACGGCTCTACCAGGAAGGCGGTATTTCCACTCAGCAGCTGGATGCGGCCCGTTCGGCCATGGAAGTGGCATACAATAATACGGTGGCGGCGGAACAGCAATTGAGCTTGCTGGAGGAAGGCAGCCGGCCGGAGGTTATCGAAGCCCAGCGGCTGGAGGTAGAGCGCAGCCAGGCGGTAGTGGCTGCCAGTCAGGTGCTGGCGGAAGATACCATTGTACCATCACCGTTGGACGGTCTGGTGCTGACGAAAAACTTCGAAAACAATGAATATATAAATCCCGGTATCCCTATCGCTACTGTGGGGGATATGAATGACTGCTGGGTAAAAATCTATGTGCCGTCGCCTCAGATTGGATTGCTCCAAGTCGGGCAGGCGGCTGACGTGAAGGTGGATTCCTATCCTGACCGGATATTTTCCGGGGTGATCAAAGAAATCAGCCAGACTGCGGAGTTTACTCCCCGGCAGAGCATTACTCAGCGGGAACGGGCCAATCAGGTATTTGCCGTAAAGGTAAAAATTGACAACGGTGCGGGGCTGCTTAAGCCCGGTATGCCGGCTGATGTGGTGCTGCAATGA
- a CDS encoding TetR/AcrR family transcriptional regulator, which produces MKQGKDTEKDSRLKLIEAATPLFAKRGFAAVSIRQLAEAAGVNSAMISYHFGSKENLYKEVLEQQFFQALKIVEAVWTKELTPEERIQCYGRCIGRIHNRFPYLLSFVHSELTNPTACFDTVIRKFIPVLYDHLCRIFQGGIEQGQFRSELNPAFMAVSLAGIMNFYFIIKPLASKMLPPTVAQEENFIEQALKIFLSGVKPNG; this is translated from the coding sequence TTGAAACAGGGAAAAGATACCGAAAAAGATTCCCGGTTGAAGTTGATCGAAGCGGCGACTCCATTGTTTGCAAAACGAGGATTTGCTGCAGTATCTATAAGACAATTGGCGGAAGCAGCCGGTGTAAACAGCGCCATGATTTCCTATCATTTCGGCAGCAAGGAAAATTTGTATAAAGAGGTGCTGGAGCAGCAATTTTTTCAGGCACTGAAAATTGTTGAAGCGGTTTGGACCAAAGAACTTACGCCGGAAGAGAGAATTCAGTGTTATGGCCGGTGCATCGGCAGGATTCACAACCGGTTTCCTTATTTGCTTTCCTTTGTGCACAGCGAGCTGACCAATCCTACGGCTTGTTTTGATACGGTAATCCGCAAGTTTATCCCGGTTCTTTATGACCATTTATGCCGGATTTTTCAGGGGGGCATTGAACAGGGGCAGTTCCGTTCGGAACTGAATCCGGCTTTTATGGCTGTTTCTCTGGCCGGAATTATGAATTTTTACTTCATCATTAAACCATTGGCCAGTAAAATGCTGCCGCCGACAGTAGCCCAGGAAGAAAATTTTATTGAGCAGGCGTTGAAAATTTTTTTAAGCGGGGTGAAGCCGAATGGTTGA
- a CDS encoding sulfatase-like hydrolase/transferase, which translates to MSRWENFFRDIQQDLKLFVFILGVFCLFRIGFIITLHSYLSDASTVKDILLSLYYGLRISLKSTVGVTLLVFVLATGVNLLTGKNYGRKIRLALGSAYIALLTLFFYVRIPYYEQFHMAFNQLLFTTLRDDVGALFYTLVQQYNLFFRLLWVAATSFILFKLLQRWLNTSTLPLPQFSKRRQTLAFRAFLCAVLILFGTFAWFGGSLTYAYDITWENSAATKDDLLNEAILDDVQALYRAYILHERLAASNGLTVDTDRLGEYGNYIAGKKLDAGQVDDFFRKTALGSGMDKPRHVFLIIGESYANWPLLPKYKDLNIANGLKSIIAQEDAVYVPAFLPNGMATIAGVNGIVSGLPEVNLYINYQQESYKEPYATALAPQMKRLGYKTRFWYAGPSSWERVKDFVLAQGFDEFYDRSDLNSEAGNVWGSDDKYLFNRISAAFTDEESTFDVILTVSNHAPFTVDLAQEGFDADNIRDGLPEKQRSDEELIKKLGHFWYADKVMSGFVRNMRQRYPDSLFLITGDHADRLNIETNPDLYTRYGIPLVIYGRGIDKHSLPPRVAGSQINITPTLIELIAPPGFTYYSTAPSLTRGNDFGFNYAFWITAGFIGKNDAPAVEVLPGVEPGEVPPDEVQRMQDIEAIRAVSWWRVQHGKQTVDD; encoded by the coding sequence ATGTCCAGGTGGGAAAATTTCTTTCGCGATATTCAGCAGGATTTAAAGCTGTTTGTATTTATTCTCGGCGTATTTTGTCTATTTCGCATTGGCTTCATCATTACGCTGCATTCGTATTTAAGTGATGCTTCGACTGTAAAAGATATTTTGCTCTCCCTTTATTATGGACTGCGGATTAGTTTGAAAAGCACGGTTGGGGTAACGCTGCTGGTATTTGTTTTGGCTACAGGCGTCAATTTGCTCACCGGGAAAAACTACGGCAGAAAAATCCGGCTGGCTCTGGGGAGCGCGTATATAGCCTTGTTGACGTTATTTTTCTATGTTCGCATTCCCTATTACGAGCAGTTTCACATGGCGTTTAATCAACTGCTGTTTACTACCTTGCGGGATGATGTGGGGGCGTTATTTTACACCTTGGTGCAGCAGTATAATTTATTTTTTCGGTTGCTATGGGTAGCGGCGACATCCTTTATTTTGTTTAAATTGCTGCAGCGCTGGCTTAATACGTCGACTTTGCCATTGCCGCAGTTTTCCAAACGGCGGCAAACTCTGGCTTTTCGTGCTTTCTTGTGCGCTGTTTTAATTCTATTTGGCACCTTTGCCTGGTTTGGCGGCAGTTTAACCTATGCCTACGATATTACCTGGGAAAATTCTGCCGCGACCAAAGACGATTTATTGAATGAGGCCATATTGGATGATGTCCAGGCGTTATACCGGGCGTATATCTTACACGAACGGCTGGCCGCTTCCAACGGTTTGACAGTGGACACCGATCGCCTTGGGGAATATGGGAACTATATTGCCGGGAAAAAGCTCGACGCCGGTCAGGTGGATGACTTCTTTCGCAAGACAGCTTTGGGCTCCGGCATGGACAAGCCCCGGCATGTTTTTTTGATTATCGGCGAAAGCTACGCCAACTGGCCGCTGCTGCCGAAATACAAGGATCTTAATATTGCCAATGGCCTGAAAAGCATTATTGCCCAGGAAGATGCCGTTTATGTTCCGGCTTTTTTACCCAACGGCATGGCAACCATTGCCGGAGTCAACGGCATCGTCAGCGGTTTGCCGGAAGTCAATCTGTATATCAACTACCAGCAGGAATCCTATAAGGAACCTTATGCTACGGCTTTGGCACCTCAGATGAAAAGACTGGGTTATAAAACCCGGTTTTGGTATGCCGGACCCAGTTCCTGGGAGAGAGTCAAAGATTTTGTATTGGCGCAGGGCTTTGACGAGTTCTATGACCGCAGTGATCTTAACAGTGAGGCCGGCAATGTCTGGGGCAGTGATGATAAATATTTATTCAATCGAATTTCCGCAGCTTTTACCGACGAGGAGTCAACCTTCGATGTGATTTTAACCGTGTCTAACCATGCTCCTTTTACTGTGGATTTGGCCCAGGAAGGGTTTGACGCCGATAATATTCGGGACGGCTTGCCGGAAAAACAGCGGTCCGATGAGGAACTAATCAAAAAGCTGGGACATTTTTGGTATGCCGACAAAGTGATGAGCGGATTTGTCAGGAATATGCGGCAGCGGTATCCGGACAGCTTGTTTTTAATCACCGGCGATCATGCCGACCGGCTGAATATTGAAACGAATCCGGATTTGTATACCCGCTACGGTATTCCGCTGGTTATATACGGCAGGGGTATTGACAAGCACAGCCTGCCGCCCCGGGTTGCCGGCAGTCAGATCAATATTACGCCGACACTCATTGAATTGATTGCGCCGCCAGGCTTTACCTATTACTCCACCGCTCCCAGTCTGACCCGGGGCAATGATTTTGGCTTCAATTATGCATTTTGGATTACCGCCGGCTTTATCGGGAAAAATGATGCTCCGGCAGTTGAAGTGCTGCCGGGAGTTGAGCCGGGGGAAGTGCCGCCGGATGAAGTACAGAGAATGCAGGACATTGAAGCCATCCGGGCGGTGTCCTGGTGGCGGGTTCAGCATGGCAAGCAGACGGTTGACGATTGA
- a CDS encoding H-type small acid-soluble spore protein codes for MKATRAEEIMKSAAAVEVHYRNNPVWIETVDKGRNAANVTYLEKGNTVEVSITQLEEKGPVNYVSPMT; via the coding sequence ATGAAAGCAACTCGCGCCGAAGAGATCATGAAATCAGCCGCTGCTGTTGAAGTCCATTACCGCAATAATCCGGTATGGATTGAAACAGTTGACAAAGGCCGCAATGCTGCCAATGTAACTTATCTGGAAAAGGGGAATACCGTCGAGGTATCTATTACCCAATTGGAAGAGAAAGGTCCGGTAAACTATGTTTCACCCATGACCTAG
- a CDS encoding DASS family sodium-coupled anion symporter, whose translation MATEKNDNQEIVKFADFSQMRSRLTPQEEKFEIRRRTIGFILGPSLALAVYFTPFDGLQFEAHVLLSIMTLVAAWWMTEPLPIPVTSTLGPVLAVMAGIVSPKEAFAPFADPLIFLFMGSFLLAQAMMVHGLDKRFAYSILSMKWVGSSPKRILLALGLVTCFLSGWVSNTATTAMMFPIAMGLLYAIKDMHEAAGKKIDLATYKYATGIMLMAAYAASVGGVLTPIGTPPNLIVVGLLDKLAGVKISFFQWMSWGIFATVFYFGLVYIVLNRMFPADVSNIEGADKFIKARRDSLGPWKQGERNAIIAFSVAIILWLAPGIISILYGTDAPLLKIFEKHFSEATAAMFAGLLLFILPVDWKNRKFTLSWKDANEGIDWGTLLLFGGGLSLGVLMYKTGLSLYIGNVIVAATGANSLVVMVAVFAILALVMSELTSHTAATNMLAPLGITTALSAGIDPVPVAVAVALSSSLGFMLPVSTPPNAIVYGSGLIPITKMIRTGVIIDVIGILAFTIPLVIFIVRWLI comes from the coding sequence ATGGCAACTGAAAAAAACGACAACCAGGAAATTGTCAAATTTGCGGACTTTAGTCAAATGCGTTCGCGGCTTACGCCGCAAGAAGAAAAATTTGAGATACGGCGCAGAACGATCGGTTTCATTTTGGGGCCATCATTGGCATTAGCGGTATATTTTACACCTTTTGACGGTCTACAATTCGAAGCGCATGTTCTGTTATCCATTATGACACTGGTAGCAGCCTGGTGGATGACCGAGCCGCTGCCCATTCCCGTCACTTCCACACTGGGGCCGGTGCTGGCGGTAATGGCCGGTATTGTATCGCCAAAAGAAGCATTTGCTCCCTTTGCCGATCCTTTGATCTTTTTATTCATGGGCAGCTTTCTCCTGGCCCAGGCTATGATGGTTCACGGCCTGGATAAACGATTTGCTTACAGCATTTTAAGTATGAAGTGGGTCGGTTCCAGCCCAAAACGGATCCTGCTTGCCTTGGGGCTGGTAACTTGCTTTCTGTCCGGCTGGGTGAGTAATACGGCTACAACTGCAATGATGTTTCCTATTGCCATGGGCTTGCTCTATGCAATCAAAGATATGCATGAAGCTGCCGGCAAAAAGATCGACCTGGCAACCTATAAGTATGCTACCGGCATCATGCTGATGGCGGCCTATGCAGCCTCCGTCGGCGGAGTCCTTACCCCTATAGGAACTCCCCCGAATCTTATCGTCGTCGGCCTGCTGGATAAATTAGCCGGCGTAAAAATCAGCTTTTTCCAGTGGATGAGCTGGGGGATTTTTGCTACTGTTTTCTATTTCGGTCTGGTCTATATTGTACTCAACCGTATGTTCCCGGCTGATGTCAGCAACATTGAAGGGGCCGATAAATTCATCAAAGCCAGGCGGGATTCTTTGGGGCCCTGGAAGCAGGGGGAACGGAATGCCATTATCGCTTTTTCAGTGGCGATTATTCTCTGGCTGGCACCGGGAATTATTTCTATTCTATACGGTACCGATGCTCCGCTACTCAAAATATTTGAAAAACATTTTTCTGAGGCTACTGCGGCAATGTTTGCCGGGCTTTTATTATTTATTCTGCCTGTTGATTGGAAAAACCGTAAATTCACCCTCTCCTGGAAAGATGCCAATGAGGGAATTGACTGGGGCACTCTCCTGCTGTTCGGCGGCGGTCTTTCCTTAGGCGTACTGATGTATAAAACCGGATTATCCCTGTACATCGGCAATGTAATTGTCGCCGCTACCGGGGCGAATTCCCTGGTAGTTATGGTTGCGGTATTCGCCATTCTCGCTTTGGTCATGTCGGAATTAACGTCCCATACTGCGGCCACCAACATGCTGGCGCCATTAGGAATCACCACCGCCTTATCGGCCGGCATCGATCCGGTGCCGGTTGCCGTGGCAGTAGCTTTATCATCCTCTCTAGGATTTATGCTGCCCGTCTCCACTCCGCCAAATGCCATTGTTTACGGCAGCGGCCTCATCCCCATTACCAAAATGATCCGGACCGGTGTGATTATTGACGTCATTGGCATCCTGGCTTTCACCATTCCACTCGTTATCTTTATCGTAAGATGGCTGATTTAA
- a CDS encoding ATP-binding cassette domain-containing protein yields MNDRKADVRMISTSGLTLRFGKRALFEDVNIKFTPGNCYGLIGANGTGKSTFLKILAGEVEPSAGEVMITPGDRLAVLKQNHYEYDEFAVLKTVIMGHSRLYAIMEEKDALYAKPDFSDADGLKAGELEGEFAELNGWEAETEAARLLNGLGIGEELHGKLMKDLSGNEKVRVLLAQALFGSPDILLLDEPTNHLDVDSIAWLEEFLYNFTNTVIVVSHDRHFLNQVCTHIADIDFGNIQMYVGNYDFWQESSELALQLAKEANKKTEEKMKDLQTFIQRFSANASKSKQATSRKKQLEKLTLEDIRPSSRKYPYIAFKSDREAGDQLLTVENLSKTIDGERVLHDVSFLVSRGDKIAFVGPDGLAKTTLFKILMGEMKADEGEFKWGVTTSQAYFPKDNAAYFESKLNLVDWLRQFSRDPDETFVRGFLGRMLFSGEESQKSANVLSGGEKVRCMLAKMMLSGANVLLFDEPTNHLDLESITALNKGLIDFAGTILVVSHDHQFVQTIANRIIEITQEGIVDQRMTYDEYLEWKKTKTKLN; encoded by the coding sequence ATGAATGACAGAAAGGCTGATGTTAGAATGATAAGTACCAGCGGTTTGACGCTGCGGTTCGGCAAACGGGCGCTGTTCGAGGATGTCAATATAAAATTTACACCGGGGAATTGTTATGGCTTGATTGGCGCCAACGGTACCGGAAAATCCACTTTTTTAAAAATTTTAGCCGGCGAAGTGGAACCCAGCGCCGGTGAAGTGATGATTACTCCCGGCGACCGTCTGGCGGTATTGAAGCAGAATCATTATGAATATGACGAGTTTGCGGTGCTGAAAACCGTTATTATGGGTCATTCCCGGCTATATGCCATTATGGAAGAAAAAGACGCCCTCTATGCTAAGCCGGATTTTTCCGATGCGGACGGTCTTAAAGCAGGCGAACTGGAAGGAGAATTCGCCGAGCTTAACGGCTGGGAGGCTGAGACAGAGGCAGCCCGGCTACTAAACGGCTTAGGCATTGGCGAGGAACTTCACGGCAAGTTGATGAAGGATTTGAGCGGCAATGAGAAAGTCCGGGTGCTGCTGGCGCAGGCGTTGTTCGGCAGTCCGGATATTCTGCTGCTGGACGAACCGACCAACCATCTGGATGTGGATTCCATTGCCTGGCTGGAAGAGTTTTTGTACAACTTTACGAATACGGTGATTGTAGTTTCTCATGACCGGCATTTTTTAAATCAGGTCTGCACCCATATTGCCGATATTGATTTCGGCAATATTCAAATGTATGTCGGCAACTACGATTTCTGGCAGGAATCCAGTGAACTGGCGCTGCAGCTGGCCAAGGAAGCCAACAAAAAGACAGAAGAAAAAATGAAGGATTTGCAGACTTTCATTCAGCGGTTCAGCGCCAACGCCTCAAAATCCAAGCAGGCTACTTCCCGGAAAAAACAGCTGGAAAAGCTGACTTTGGAAGATATCCGGCCATCTTCCCGCAAATATCCTTATATTGCGTTCAAATCAGACCGGGAAGCAGGGGACCAGCTGCTGACGGTGGAAAATCTCAGTAAGACCATTGACGGCGAAAGAGTTTTACATGACGTCAGCTTTCTGGTGAGCAGAGGCGATAAAATTGCTTTTGTCGGCCCGGACGGCTTGGCGAAAACAACGCTGTTCAAAATTTTAATGGGCGAGATGAAAGCCGATGAAGGGGAATTCAAATGGGGTGTCACGACTTCCCAGGCTTACTTTCCCAAGGACAATGCCGCCTACTTCGAGTCCAAACTGAATTTGGTAGACTGGCTCAGGCAGTTTTCCCGGGATCCGGATGAGACTTTTGTCCGGGGCTTCCTGGGGAGGATGCTGTTTTCCGGGGAAGAAAGCCAAAAGTCGGCCAACGTGCTGTCCGGCGGTGAAAAAGTCCGCTGCATGCTGGCGAAAATGATGTTAAGCGGAGCGAATGTGCTGTTGTTTGATGAGCCGACCAACCATCTGGATTTAGAGTCTATTACCGCACTGAACAAAGGACTGATTGATTTTGCTGGCACCATACTGGTTGTTTCCCATGACCATCAATTCGTTCAAACCATCGCCAATCGGATTATTGAGATCACTCAGGAAGGGATCGTCGATCAGCGGATGACATATGACGAATATTTGGAATGGAAGAAAACCAAGACGAAACTAAATTAA
- a CDS encoding SH3 domain-containing protein, whose translation MSRWNWHYWRRALLCGMFLAALPIAGSAASVGIPNVTADMTRADFWADKLNQPDRQLLDQAGIRQFNRQFIQALPDTLFDLHQYPAAISKQVLTGYLQSSRIPQETMYRNDAPVTADYCNRLTAKLNLAAIQENNAVRYGFTVNRTSIRTFPTADGVFDSPGDRDFDLFQETILDPAEPVVILWQSDDNNWYFIQAYNYRGWVMASQVAAAPDREVWLDYMDESDFLTVTGNKLRLSLVGADGSAVNPVFEMGARLPLAARTAAGRDYQVKLPVRNAAGGLEFRTAVLAADADVVPGCLAYTRANILRQAFKLYGQRYGWGGLAEGVDCSSLILDVYRTFGFKLARNADEQENSFSRNIRFSRDGVMPQQTLSKLLPGYPLYMNGHVMLYIGEEGGKFYILHALSGYGEPSAGGIEPVAVMRVIVSDLTLPRKNGKPFWEAIRTAGILE comes from the coding sequence ATGAGTCGATGGAATTGGCACTATTGGCGGAGGGCATTATTGTGCGGCATGTTTTTGGCTGCTTTGCCGATTGCCGGGTCTGCTGCTTCAGTTGGCATACCGAATGTTACCGCCGATATGACGAGGGCGGATTTTTGGGCTGACAAGCTGAATCAGCCTGACCGGCAACTGCTGGACCAGGCCGGGATCAGGCAATTTAACCGGCAGTTTATTCAGGCATTGCCGGACACTTTGTTTGATTTGCATCAATATCCGGCTGCCATCAGTAAACAGGTACTGACGGGCTATCTCCAGAGCAGCCGGATTCCTCAGGAAACGATGTACCGGAATGATGCGCCGGTTACTGCCGACTACTGCAATCGTCTTACCGCAAAACTGAATCTGGCGGCAATACAGGAGAACAATGCTGTCCGTTACGGCTTCACGGTGAACCGCACCAGTATTCGCACTTTTCCCACTGCTGATGGTGTTTTTGATAGTCCGGGAGACCGGGATTTTGATTTGTTTCAGGAAACAATTCTTGATCCGGCTGAACCGGTAGTCATATTATGGCAAAGTGATGACAACAACTGGTATTTCATCCAAGCGTATAACTACCGCGGTTGGGTGATGGCCAGTCAGGTTGCTGCTGCTCCCGATCGGGAGGTATGGCTGGATTATATGGATGAATCAGACTTTTTGACAGTAACGGGAAATAAGCTGCGGCTGTCCCTGGTTGGTGCCGATGGATCTGCCGTGAATCCGGTATTCGAAATGGGGGCCAGGCTGCCTTTAGCTGCCAGGACGGCAGCCGGCCGGGATTACCAAGTGAAACTGCCGGTGCGAAACGCTGCCGGCGGGCTGGAATTCCGGACGGCAGTTCTAGCTGCCGATGCCGATGTAGTTCCCGGCTGCCTGGCTTATACCCGGGCCAATATTCTCCGGCAGGCTTTTAAATTATACGGACAGCGTTACGGCTGGGGCGGCTTGGCTGAAGGCGTTGATTGTTCCAGCTTGATTTTGGACGTTTACCGGACTTTCGGCTTTAAACTGGCCCGTAATGCCGATGAGCAGGAAAATTCTTTTTCCCGGAATATCCGGTTCAGCCGGGACGGTGTAATGCCGCAGCAGACTTTAAGCAAGCTGCTTCCGGGATATCCGCTGTATATGAACGGGCACGTGATGCTATATATCGGGGAAGAAGGGGGAAAGTTCTATATTCTTCACGCCTTGTCAGGCTATGGGGAACCCTCAGCGGGAGGAATCGAGCCGGTTGCTGTTATGCGGGTTATTGTCAGTGATTTGACCCTTCCCCGTAAAAACGGCAAACCTTTTTGGGAAGCAATCCGCACAGCGGGAATTTTGGAATAG
- a CDS encoding bile acid:sodium symporter, producing the protein MIDFFTKWNARLGKNMFLIVLSALFLGFCYGIPDSHLLRKIVIVLFAYMTFTTALGTSLKQFIQVLRHPWIPLWVLALVHIAAPFIAWIVGMIFYPDDPYIRLGYLIGASIPIGVTSIIWTSLLDGNMALSLVAVTLDTFLVPLVLPLFFHIVAGQNVAIDYLQMLKGLMLMVTIPSVIGMLLHDWTGGKVNAFANSIGGATSKLAMFLVIFINAAIVMPHIHWDLTIVKTILVTLLIVTTGFCVGYAGSFVLKKRPKDVVVAMIYNVGIRNNACGLVIALSYFPQKVAIPMTLSILFQQPLATIIFRIFKRVEKQ; encoded by the coding sequence ATGATTGATTTTTTTACTAAATGGAATGCCCGTTTAGGCAAAAACATGTTCCTCATTGTCCTCTCCGCCCTGTTTTTAGGCTTTTGCTACGGAATTCCTGATTCCCATCTTTTACGGAAAATCGTAATCGTCTTATTTGCCTATATGACATTCACGACAGCATTAGGCACCAGTCTGAAGCAATTTATCCAGGTATTGCGGCATCCCTGGATTCCTTTGTGGGTGCTAGCCCTGGTTCATATTGCAGCTCCGTTCATCGCCTGGATAGTCGGTATGATCTTTTACCCGGACGACCCCTATATCCGGCTGGGGTATCTAATCGGAGCGTCGATCCCCATCGGTGTAACCTCCATCATTTGGACTTCACTGTTGGATGGCAACATGGCCCTCTCTCTCGTTGCCGTAACGCTGGATACTTTTCTCGTTCCGCTGGTGCTACCGCTGTTTTTTCATATCGTTGCCGGACAGAATGTCGCGATCGACTACCTGCAAATGCTGAAAGGGCTCATGCTGATGGTAACCATTCCCAGCGTCATTGGAATGCTGCTCCACGATTGGACCGGCGGAAAGGTAAATGCCTTTGCCAACAGCATCGGCGGCGCTACTTCCAAGTTGGCAATGTTCCTGGTTATCTTTATTAATGCTGCAATCGTTATGCCGCATATTCACTGGGATCTGACCATTGTCAAAACTATATTGGTTACCCTGCTAATCGTCACAACCGGCTTTTGTGTCGGTTATGCCGGCTCCTTTGTCCTAAAAAAGCGCCCCAAAGATGTTGTTGTTGCCATGATTTATAATGTAGGTATTCGCAACAACGCCTGCGGCCTGGTCATAGCCCTGAGTTACTTCCCCCAAAAAGTTGCTATTCCTATGACACTGTCCATCTTGTTTCAGCAGCCGTTGGCGACGATTATATTCCGGATCTTTAAACGGGTTGAAAAACAGTAG